Genomic segment of Pontibacter liquoris:
TCAACTGACTTACGGGCTGCACCGTGTTGTGCGCCAGGATTTCGGCAGGTTTGCTGGCGACAGTTGTTGGAGCGGAAGCTTCTTTCAGAAAACGGCCAGCCAGGAGTAAGAGAGTAAAGGGAAGTACTTTAAGTAAAATTTTAAAATCCATGTGGCGCCTGTTGGAAGTGAAACGTCTTGTCTGATGCTTCTGCTTCAAGCCATGTGCCAATATTAGGGAAATGCGGTATTTAAAGTTAAAAGCGGCTTTCTTATACCTTGCAGGGCTTTCGTTTTCCGGTGATGGGAAAACTTACGCAGAACTGGGAATTTTATACATGAAAGCTCCCCTCCCATCTCTAACGATAACCAGCCACTGCAGCATCACTAGCCTGCACCAGCTTCATACATTCGTTCCACGCGAAACAATAGCATTACTGCTATACCTGTAGCAGCCAATAACCGACTGCGCTACCCTTGAAGTATAGCCAGCTAAAAACTTGCTGGCAAGGCCATGCTAAGTATAAAACAGCTCCTGTTATCTTTTAAAGGTGAGCAAGGCAAGCTGCTTTTTAAGGTTCGAGTATCCCTTTTGCTGCCTTTCGTGGCGGAGCCGTTTTGTGAAGGAGGCCAGTTGCAGCATCATGTGTGCGAATCCTACATAAGAAACAATATCCACATACATCTTAAACTCTTTCCGCGAGCCGTCGATCACACCCAGTTTATCTACTTTATAGGTGTTTATAGCCGACCAGGGCATCCAGCGCACCACTTTTTTATGGTGCAGCATGTAGCGATTAATGGCCACTTCCAGCTGGTAGCATTTAATGGGATGCAGCAGGGCTTGCGCCAGGTCATACTTGCGTAGCAGCCGCTCCCCCGACAGCAGAATATCGCTGCGGTACCATTTCACAAACCAGGGTGCGTTGATGCGCCGGAGTATCAGCATATCGATGGCTGCCGCATGAGAAGTATAGGCTTCTATGGCGGCTACCAGTTCTTTTTTGTTGATGTCCTGCAGGTCTGCATCCATCAGCAACACATGCTCCTGGCGCACATACTTCAGGCCGAACCGGATAGCGGCCGCTTTTCCTTTGTTGTATGGCAGGCGCACCACCTCCGCCCCGGCGCAATGCCGGTGTATCAGCTCCGCTGTTCCGTCGGTAGAGCCATCGTCGATACAAAGCACCTGCGTAACAGCATGTATAGTTGTAATTACCTCCAATACCTGGCTGATGCGTTCGCGCTCATTGTAAAAAGGGATCAAACAGGTTATTCCCATAGCTCCTGGTTTATTTTAGCTGGCGTGCTATTTCTAATACGGCAAAACCGCTTCTACCTGCCCGCCTTCGGCTATCTTCCTGGGAAAACTGCGGTTGTTACCCTCTTTAAAAAGCAAAAAAGAGGCCCATTCCTGCCGGAACGGGCCTCTTTATACTTGAAGCAATCAAAAATTAATACACGTATTCGTTTGCCTCTATCAGGCGGGCAGCAATGCGGCGGCGTGCCTCTTTGGTATTGAAAAGCTCCTTTTTGGTGAAGCGCTTCAGGCCCATGAACAACAGGCGCTGCTCATCGCCTTCGGCCATGGCTGCAATGGCTTCTTTGCCGGCCACAAAGCTTATATCTACCGCATCGTTTACAAGCACGCGCACCATATCGATCTCGTTGGCTACAGCTTCCTCGCCTTTCATACCGACCAATTTCTGCACGCGCAGCAACGTAGACTCGGCCACGTAGGTTTTGATGGCCATATCAGCCACGTTCATCAGGATCTCCTGCTCTTTGGCCAGCGAGTTCATGTACTTTTGTACGGCTGTACCAGCTACCAGCAGGATGGCTTTTTTAAGGTTGCGGATGGCTTTGCTCTCAGAAACGAAGAGGCCTTCTTCCTGGTCTCCAAAATCCGGGATCTCCATCAGCTCCTGCTGTACGGCCTGTGCCGGGCCGATCAGGTCCAGTTCGCCGCTCATGCCTTTTTTCAGGATCATGTCCACAATGAGCATGCGGTTGATCTCGTTGGTGCCTTCAAAAATGCGGTTGATGCGGGAGTCGCGATAGGCGCGATCCATGGGGTAATCGGCAGAGAAGCCATACCCGCCGTAAATCTGCACGCCTTCGTCTACCACGTAATCCAGCGCTTCTGAGCCTTCCACCTTCAGGATGGCGCACTCTACGGCAAACTCGCGGGCAGCACCCAGCAGGGCTTCGTTCTCGCCTTTGCCGGAAGCCAGCAGCTCCTGCTCCATGCGGTCGATGTCGGTGCCGGCACGGTACAGCGCCGACTCTACGCCAAAGATGCGGATGGCCTGCTCGGCCAGTTTGTGCCGGATAGCGCCGAACTTGGAGATTGGCAGCTTGAACTGCACCCGCTCGTTGGCATACTTAATGGAAATGTTCGCCACACTTTTGGCAGCTCCCAAGGTAGCCGCTCCCAACTTTATGCGTCCAATGTTAAGAATGTTAAACGCGATCAGGTGGCCTTTGCCGATCTGGCCCAGCACGTTCTCTTTTGGCACCTGGCAATCGGAGAAGAACACCTGCCGGGTAGACGAGCCTTTGATGCCCATTTTGTGCTCCTCGTTACCCAGGCTCAGGCCGGGATAATCTTTCTCCACAATAAAGCCCGTGAACTTATCGCCATCCACCTGCGCAAATACAATGAACACATCGGCAAAACCGGCGTTAGTGATCCACATTTTCTGGCCATTGAGGATGTAGTGCGTACCGGCCTCATTTAAGACCGCCTTGGTTTTTGCTGCTAGCGCATCCGAACCAGAGCCGGGCTCGGTGAGGCAGTAAGATGACATCCACTCTCCGCTCACCAGCTTGGGAATATACTTCTGCTTCTGTTCTTCGGTGCCGAAGTATAAAATTGGCAAGGTGCCGATACCGGTGTGCGCCGCAAAAGCTACCGGAAAGGAGTGGCCCCCTCCTACTGATTCTGTTACTAGCAGGGCGGTGTTAAAATCCATGTTCAGGCCGCCGTACTGCTCGGGAATTGACACGGCAAACAGGCCCAGCTCGCCTGCTTTTTTCATCAGGCTTTCCATCAAACCTTCCTCGTGGTTATCGAGGCGGTCGAGCAACGGCATCACCTCGTCCTGCACAAAGTCTTTGCAGGTCTGGGCCATCATGCGTTGCTCTTCGTTAAATTCGGCAGGAATGAATACGTCCTGCGGACTGGTTTCCTTTATCAGGAACTCGCCGCCTTTAATTGCAGCGGCTTGGTTAGTTGCGTTTTCCATTATTTTAAAGATTTTACCTTTTGGACACAAGACATTAGACACAGGACACAAGACTTGTCTCTATGCTTGCTTTGTTAGTTTTTTCTTAAATCAATCAATCATTCTCTGAATCTTACGAAGTGGCCCCAGGAGCTCCTTAAGCCTTTCTTCAGTAATAAAACCAAATGCATGGGCTAAAAGAAGTTGTGTTTCAAGCTCAAAAGCCGATCCTAGCGCTATGTTTAAGAATTGATTAAATTCTTTGTCTGAGCCTCTTCCTGCTCCCTCAGCAATGTTTGAAGGAACAGACACCGCAGACCTGTTTATTTGAGAAGTAAGACCATACTTTTCGTTTAAAGGAAATAAGGATGAGGCCTGGTAAACAGCTTTTGCTAATTCCATTGCCTCTTTCCAAATAATCAACTCCTTAAAATTGTGCATCAAAAAGTCTTGTGTCCTACGTCCTGTGTCTTGTGTCTACTTTAGTAGTTCATAAATCCCAGCTACGCCTTGGCCACCGCCGACACAGGCGGTGACCAGGCCGAACTTGCCACCGGTGCGGCGCAGGTCGTGGAACTGCTGGATGCTGAGTTTGGCACCGGAGCAGCCCAGCGGGTGGCCCAGTGCGATGGCGCCGCCGCTGATGTTGAGCTTCTCCGGATCGAAATCGAGGTGGCGCATCACAGCTATAGACTGGGCGGCAAACGCCTCGTTCATTTCGATCAGGTCGATGTTGTTCAGCGTCATGCCGGCCTGCTTCAGGGCTTTTGGCACCGCGGCAATCGGACCCATGCCCATAATCCGCGGGTCTACCCCGCCTGTGCCGTAAGCCACCAGTCGGGCTATCGGCTCCAGGTTGAGCTCTTTTACCATGCGTTCGCTCATCACTATAACGAAAGCAGCACCATCAGACGTCTGAGAAGAATTACCCGCTGTTACCGTGCCGCCTGCTGCAAACACCGGCTTCAGGCGGGCCAATGCCTCCAGCGAAGTATCGGCTCGTGGTCCTTCGTCGGTATCCACCACATAAGTGCGGGTTTTCTTTTTGCCGTTCTCGTCCAGGTAGGTTTCCTCTACCGTAATCGGCACAATCTGCTCTTTGAAGTAGCCGTTTTTGATGGCATTGATAGCTTTCTGATGCGATCTGAAAGCAAACGCATCCTGGTCTTCACGTGAAACATTGTAATCGGCTGCCACTGCCTCGGCCGTTAGGCCCATACTTAAGTACCAGTCCGGGTTGTTTTTGGCGATCGTATAGTTGGGCGCTGTTTTCCAGCCGGCCGTTGGTACCAGCGACATAGACTCGGTGCCACCCGCCACGATGCAGTCAGACATACCCGCCGAAATGCGATTGGCGGCAATAGCGATGGTTTCGAGGCCCGAGCCGCAATAGCGGTTCACCGTCATACCCGACACGGACAGCGGCAGAGCCAGCAGCGAAATCATGCGGCCGATCTGCAGGCCCTGCTCGGCCTCGGGCACGGCGTTCCCTACGATCAGGTCGTCTACGCGCTCCGGGTCCAGTACCGGCACAGACGCCATCAG
This window contains:
- a CDS encoding thiolase family protein — translated: MNNAYIVAGFRSAVGKAGRGGFRFTRPDDLAADVIKHLMASVPVLDPERVDDLIVGNAVPEAEQGLQIGRMISLLALPLSVSGMTVNRYCGSGLETIAIAANRISAGMSDCIVAGGTESMSLVPTAGWKTAPNYTIAKNNPDWYLSMGLTAEAVAADYNVSREDQDAFAFRSHQKAINAIKNGYFKEQIVPITVEETYLDENGKKKTRTYVVDTDEGPRADTSLEALARLKPVFAAGGTVTAGNSSQTSDGAAFVIVMSERMVKELNLEPIARLVAYGTGGVDPRIMGMGPIAAVPKALKQAGMTLNNIDLIEMNEAFAAQSIAVMRHLDFDPEKLNISGGAIALGHPLGCSGAKLSIQQFHDLRRTGGKFGLVTACVGGGQGVAGIYELLK
- a CDS encoding acyl-CoA dehydrogenase family protein; the encoded protein is MENATNQAAAIKGGEFLIKETSPQDVFIPAEFNEEQRMMAQTCKDFVQDEVMPLLDRLDNHEEGLMESLMKKAGELGLFAVSIPEQYGGLNMDFNTALLVTESVGGGHSFPVAFAAHTGIGTLPILYFGTEEQKQKYIPKLVSGEWMSSYCLTEPGSGSDALAAKTKAVLNEAGTHYILNGQKMWITNAGFADVFIVFAQVDGDKFTGFIVEKDYPGLSLGNEEHKMGIKGSSTRQVFFSDCQVPKENVLGQIGKGHLIAFNILNIGRIKLGAATLGAAKSVANISIKYANERVQFKLPISKFGAIRHKLAEQAIRIFGVESALYRAGTDIDRMEQELLASGKGENEALLGAAREFAVECAILKVEGSEALDYVVDEGVQIYGGYGFSADYPMDRAYRDSRINRIFEGTNEINRMLIVDMILKKGMSGELDLIGPAQAVQQELMEIPDFGDQEEGLFVSESKAIRNLKKAILLVAGTAVQKYMNSLAKEQEILMNVADMAIKTYVAESTLLRVQKLVGMKGEEAVANEIDMVRVLVNDAVDISFVAGKEAIAAMAEGDEQRLLFMGLKRFTKKELFNTKEARRRIAARLIEANEYVY
- a CDS encoding four helix bundle protein — protein: MHNFKELIIWKEAMELAKAVYQASSLFPLNEKYGLTSQINRSAVSVPSNIAEGAGRGSDKEFNQFLNIALGSAFELETQLLLAHAFGFITEERLKELLGPLRKIQRMID
- a CDS encoding glycosyltransferase family 2 protein; translated protein: MGITCLIPFYNERERISQVLEVITTIHAVTQVLCIDDGSTDGTAELIHRHCAGAEVVRLPYNKGKAAAIRFGLKYVRQEHVLLMDADLQDINKKELVAAIEAYTSHAAAIDMLILRRINAPWFVKWYRSDILLSGERLLRKYDLAQALLHPIKCYQLEVAINRYMLHHKKVVRWMPWSAINTYKVDKLGVIDGSRKEFKMYVDIVSYVGFAHMMLQLASFTKRLRHERQQKGYSNLKKQLALLTFKR